One window from the genome of Podospora pseudocomata strain CBS 415.72m chromosome 6, whole genome shotgun sequence encodes:
- a CDS encoding Type I Iterative PKS (COG:I; SMCOG1093:Beta-ketoacyl synthase; antiSMASH:Cluster_6; EggNog:ENOG503NWJ7) — translation MASNSEPQREQHEPVAIVGMGCRWPGGSHTSEQFWNFLCNKVDGWKEFDDPRFSSKGFHHPNSDRPGGFAMKGAFLGRDDARLFDHSFFGMTQLEVETMDPSQRKLLECAYEAIESAGESLESISGKRTGVFVGNFCLDHWTLQSRDWDNPRPYAFVGAGTSILANRISYIFNLQGPSLTIDTACSSSMYAVHCAVNAIRAGDCDSAIVAAGNWIADPTVQIALDKLGALSASSRCHTFDARAEGYARGEGWGAIYLKRPSTALADNSPIRAFIRGSAVNSNGRTGGITRPSALGQETVIREAYRNAGGLPFKDTSYFECHGTGTYVGDPIEVAAVGRVFASVREPRDPLLVGSVKSNVGHGEGASALASIMKVVLALERGAIPPVYDLQTRNPNIDFDAANVQPVTEVTPWPEGKIRRASINSFGYGGANAHCIIDHVTNVWPDYVAPGVFNKSRAVTSGHTNGHANGHTNGSTNGHTNGNGNGTSNGHQNGSVQHSPVVKIKTTAVPGASTRQSVLLPLSAHNEQSLKLNIEALAKAIDQFPLADVAYTLGNRRSKFAQRSFAIVDKDNVANDLLSVIDKKPTRAPLHTASLGFIFTGQGAQWHAMGSDLFQYRIFQNTIQHLDHVLGTLSNVPAWSLYDILSGNCDPSLIQTAEVSQAACTAVQVALVDLLASWSIRPSGVAGHSSGEIAAAYASGRITAAEAIVAAYLRGQAVSRNKQTGAMLAVGLGFDDVVKYLDGKEDEVKVAAINSPGSVTLSGEEPTVDSISAAMTADSVFNRKLKTGGNAYHSHHMIPIGREYVELLTEGTEHLRKLGLASSDDAARYQPTLWVSSVTPAKSTSGLGSDDLASYWRANLESPVRFSEAVAGLVQNAEGVPIHALVEIGPHPALKSPLEQILKAAGVKNVAYAGSTLKRGEGAQTSMLQLAGSLFALNSEVNIAAVNAVESSHDGKGDLEHGVTCVDLPPYRYTYGGLNYHESRASKEYRYRSILRHDLLGSKIAGNAKLRPQWRNILRLKDVPWLGDHRLLPDAVLPGAGYLAMAIEAIARIHNELPSNPPIEGFVLADVSIKKSLVIPEDDYGVEVLTSLELVDAQTPAWATFSISSVGRESEEWMEHCTGRIKVALEGSDDSVEKTAVAPSTPRALDGRVWYEKFAEIGLGYGETFHPISHIRSDPTSNVAVATLNLRSTAGLIKGGESAYPLHPASLDGAIQLGLIACHAGRSEDATTAFVPVQLPRLYLSNNINDLAGDKCTVVAHGEKRGIRGAHLDLQLLGPNGEVMLDAEGLRCISYSSAAKTTEDRTFSSPFTRLVWRPDIRTLRNGRAREMYPPPRDNVKKAPSWGITNKLAHFVVYSMYMMYGTLPEDDMPKPSGDVGHFFDWIKRKGQNDNSELMQEAREYAKQGLLLNKIDELVSEAPDVIEVQAAKLLHDSMADILFERRTGIDVLISEGLLTPLYKEGLLMTGIYPQLHNVLAGVAHSNSHLRVLEIGGGTGGATRIAMKAFNGPNGIKSYKDYTFTDISAGFLSGARESMADLRDVNFSVFDIEVDPVEQGYVEKSYDLIIACQVLHATSNMKRTLTNCRRLLKPGGQLVLVETTENFIVPGVVVGTFTGYWSGIPDGRVDAPFQSLASWDRTLKEAGFQGLDVVLDDFPEPHNTTSVILSTVPPEEFPVSGEGTVHVLHSGSEAPALLQHLAQEFQGRGITVKPGTFDCIGELPSESRVVALFDDGHLLLNASEEDFSRFQQLVRQSSSLVAITSSGVAKGLNPDAAVIPGLLRVLQNENPGAQYMSVDIATDNFTIEAAEDQQHFAKCIADYESELYGATRSPPLDDIEGNPKDRELSWQDGYFSVSRHVPDTGFHSQHGLDSRKFKPDTMPLGSQGAVKATFETPGVINSLCFEPYKEILQPLPAGFIDVAVAAVGLNARDLDTWTGRLDSDHFSSEYSGVITAVGANVDGLNVGDRVCGLGKGQFGTATRVPAAFASKVEDGDDLIQMASLPLSSVTAVYVLDHVAHIRKGRSILVQSGAKDVGLALISLANAKGAHVFATAETKEEARFIVEKCGLLESHVLVGATSLAALQHAAQLTARGKFDVIVSTASRGHYLDSYLQVLSSVGHLVELDPQAVDSTQSTSIKASYSSVDIFSAVESDPELCQELMQAANEYYRQGIVTLPPNVTTTDISQLSTVIGGFNNLIGKLVVRFDNPSSWVRMIPAAPAVTFDPDAAYVITGALGGLGQSLVRWMGDRGARHLVLLSRRDISTVPDAQKLVNTLAKRDIHVESFVCDVSSKEQVDTVIQQISAERPIKGVVHAAVSYLDLTFDKLSASRWNDGLSAKVQGTKNLHEATLPMPLDFFVMTTSALSVFAFATQGAYTAANNFQDAFARYRRNLGLPASTASFSLIKEVTEVGTSDLTVDLFERNKTLTLTESQFLTMFEPAFLNNTTHTTAGAAAWSGKDDDPLSAANVHTYLDPAALMTKKRQDTSSSQATPKWYTDARISLMMRAFLDAQHHESASSGAALDTEGSKNTPASIRRNFEAAVAGGDKASTVEFVEDAITRVVADMLFVDVEGIDPAKSVADLGVDSLIAAELRNWFLQALGTSISMLDLLDPSVSISSRAEGITEKAIEVKG, via the exons ATGGCCTCCAATTCAGAACCCCAACGCGAGCAACATGAGCCAGTTGCCATTGTCGGCATGG GATGCCGTTGGCCCGGCGGTAGCCACACTTCAGAACAGTTCTGGAACTTCCTCTGCAACAAGGTCGATGGCTGGAAAGAGTTTGACGACCCAcgcttctcctccaaaggcttccaccacccaaactcCGACCGCCCAGGAGGCTTTGCCATGAAGGGGGCATTCCTGGGTCGGGATGATGCTAGGCTGTTTGATCACAGCTTCTTTGGGATGACCCAACTAGAGGTGGAGACAATGGACCCTTCACAGAGAAAGCTGCTCGAGTGTGCTTATGAAGCCATTGAGAGTGCTGGCGAGTCGCTCGAGAGTATATCTGGGAAACGGActggtgtttttgttggCAACTTCTGCCTTGA CCATTGGACACTGCAGTCACGAGACTGGGATAATCCGAGACCGTATGCCTTTGTGGGAGCAGGCACCAGCATTCTTGCCAACAGAATCAGTTACATCTTTAATCTCCAGGGACCAAG CTTGACCATTGACACAGCGTGTTCGAGCTCCATGTATGCCGTCCACTGTGCTGTCAACGCTATCCGTGCCGGAGATTGTGACTCTGCTATCGTGGCTGCAGGCAACTGGATAGCAGACCCTACGGTCCAAATAGCCCTCGATAAGCTTGGTGCTTTGTCTGCGTCGTCGAGATGCCACACCTTTGATGCCAGAGCCGAAGGCTATGCACGTGGAGAGGGGTGGGGAGCCATCTACCTGAAGAGACCCTCGACCGCTTTGGCGGATAACTCGCCTATCCGAGCTTTTATTCGAGGCAGTGCTGTGAACTCTAATGGTAGGACTGGTGGAATCACGAGGCCCAGTGCTCTCGGCCAAGAGACGGTGATTCGTGAAGCATATCGCAATGCTGGTGGCCTTCCGTTCAAGGACACCAGTTATTTCGAATGCCATGGAACAGGCACTTATGTGGGAGATCCAATCGAAGT TGCGGCCGTGGGCAGGGTCTTTGCCTCGGTGCGAGAGCCAAGGGACCCACTCCTTGTCGGATCAGTCAAGAGCAACGTGGGACACGGAGAAGGTGCAAGTGCTCTGGCGTCCATCATGAAAGTGGTGCTGGCTCTGGAGCGCGGTGCGATTCCGCCCGTTTACGACCTCCAGACACGCAACCCCAACATCGACTTTGACGCCGCCAATGTGCAGCCCGTCACGGAAGTTACACCGTGGCCCGAGGGAAAGATCCGACGTGCGTCTATCAACTCATTCGGATACGGTGGTGCCAATGCGCATTGCATCATCGACCATGTCACCAACGTCTGGCCGGATTATGTCGCTCCTGGCGTTTTCAACAAGAGCAGGGCGGTGACCAGCGGTCATACCAACGGCCATGCCAATGGGCATACAAACGGATCGACAAACGGTCACACAAATGGCAATGGCAATGGCACGTCAAATGGCCATCAGAACGGTTCTGTCCAACACAGTCCCGtcgtcaagatcaagacGACTGCCGTGCCCGGGGCCAGCACTCGCCAATCTGTTCTGCTGCCTCTCTCAGCGCACAATGAACAAtccctcaagctcaacatcGAAGCCTTGGCCAAGGCTATTGACCAGTTCCCCTTGGCAGATGTCGCATACACACTCGGTAACCGTCGGTCTAAATTCGCCCAGCGATCCTTTGCCATTGTGGACAAGGATAATGTCGCCAACGACCTTCTCAGTGTAATCGACAAGAAGCCGACCAGAGCTCCGCTGCATACCGCCAGTCTTGGATTTATCTTCACTGGACAGGGTGCTCAGTGGCATGCTATGGGGTCGGACCTTTTCCAGTACCGCATCttccaaaacaccatccaGCATCTTGACCATGTCCTCGGCACGCTCTCCAACGTCCCTGCGTGGTCGTTGTACGACATTCTCTCTGGAAACTGCGATCCCTCCTTGATCCAAACCGCCGAGGTCTCACAAGCTGCCTGCACGGCTGTTCAAGTCGCCCTTGTCGACCTTCTTGCTTCCTGGTCTATCCGTCCTTCAGGTGTGGCTGGGCACTCATCTGGAGAGATCGCTGCTGCCTATGCTTCTGGTCGGATCACTGCTGCCGAGGCCATAGTCGCTGCTTATCTCCGAGGCCAGGCTGTCTCCAGAAACAAGCAAACAGGTGCCATGTTGGCTGTCGGGCTTGGATTCGATGACGTTGTCAAATACCTCGACGGCAaagaggacgaggtcaaggTGGCTGCCATCAACTCCCCTGGTAGCGTGACCCTATCCGGAGAGGAGCCCACCGTCGACAGCATTTCGGCGGCCATGACAGCGGATAGTGTGTTTAACCGGAAGCTCAAGACCGGTGGCAATGCCTATCACTCACACCACATGATCCCCATCGGCCGTGAGTATGTCGAGCTCTTGACTGAGGGGACCGAGCACCTTCGTAAACTTGGCCTGGCCTCGTCCGATGATGCCGCCCGCTACCAGCCCACACTCTGGGTCTCCTCCGTAACTCCCGCGAAGAGCACATCCGGTCTCGGCAGTGATGATCTCGCTTCCTACTGGAGAGCCAACCTCGAGTCCCCAGTTCGTTTCTCAGAAGCGGTGGCAGGTCTGGTGCAGAACGCCGAGGGGGTTCCTATCCACGCTCTCGTCGAGATTGGACCTCATCCTGCGCTCAAAAGCCCTCTTGAGCAGATCCTGAAGGCAGCGGGTGTCAAGAATGTTGCGTATGCTGGGTCGACACTGaagcgaggagaaggcgctcAGACATCGATGCTGCAACTTGCTGGCTCGCTCTTCGCTCTGAACAGTGAAGTGAACATTGCGGCCGTGAACGCGGTTGAATCTTCCCAcgatgggaagggagatCTGGAGCATGGAGTTACCTGTGTTGACCTACCACCGTACCGGTATACCTACGGTGGTCTCAACTACCACGAGAGTCGGGCAAGCAAGGAGTATCGCTACCGATCTATTCTCCGACACGATCTTCTTGGATCCAAGATTGCGGGCAATGCCAAACTTCGACCACAGTGGCGAAACATTCTTCGTCTCAAGGACGTTCCCTGGCTCGGTGACCACAGGCTCTTACCTGATGCCGTTCTGCCTGGTGCAGGGTATCTGGCCATGGCCATCGAGGCTATTGCCCGTATTCACAACGAGCTGCCTTCCAATCCCCCCATCGAAGGCTTTGTGCTCGCCGACGTATCCATAAAGAAGAGTTTGGTCATTCCAGAAGACGATTACGGCGTTGAAGTCTTGACCAGCTTGGAACTTGTTGACGCGCAGACACCAGCGTGGGCCACCTTTTCCATCAGCTCCGTGGGCAGAGAAAGCGAAGAGTGGATGGAACACTGCACTGGTAGAATCAAGGTCGCTCTTGAGGGCTCAGATGACTCCGTGGAGAAGACTGCTGTTGcgccctccaccccaagGGCTCTTGATGGGCGGGTTTGGTATGAGAAGTTTGCCGAAATTGGTCTCGGTTACGGAGAGACCTTTCATCCAATCTCTCATATCCGCAGTGATCCCACATCCAACGTCGCAGTGGCAACCCTCAACTTGCGGTCCACAGCCGGGCTTATCAAGGGTGGGGAGTCGGCCTATCCCTTGCACCCTGCTTCCCTTGATGGTGCCATTCAGTTGGGTCTGATCGCCTGCCACGCCGGCCGTTCTGAGGACGCCACCACGGCATTCGTGCCGGTCCAGCTTCCCCGGCTCTATCTGTCGAACAATATCAATGACTTGGCCGGAGACAAGTGCACCGTCGTGGCCCATGGCGAAAAGCGTGGTATTCGTGGTGCTCATCTTGACTTGCAGTTGCTCGGGCCTAATGGTGAAGTGATGCTTGATGCCGAGGGTCTTCGGTGCATCAGCTATTCCAGTGCAGCCAAGACCACCGAGGACAGAACCTTTAGCAGCCCCTTCACTCGGCTGGTATGGAGGCCTGACATCCGCACTCTGCGCAATGGTCGCGCTCGCGAGATGTACCCTCCCCCAAGGGATAACGTCAAGAAGGCACCATCGTGGGGTATCACCAACAAACTAGCCCACTTTGTCGTTTACAGCATGTACATGATGTACGGCACGCTCCCTGAGGATGACATGCCTAAGCCCTCAGGGGATGTTGGTCATTTCTTCGACTGGATCAAGCGAAAGGGACAAAACGACAACTCTGAACTCATGCAAGAAGCTCGGGAATATGCTAAGCAAGGTCTTCTTCTCAACAAGATCGATGAGCTTGTCAGCGAGGCCCCGGATGTCATTGAAGTTCAGGCTGCCAAGTTGCTCCATGACAGCATGGCCGACATTCTCTTTGAGCGCAGGACTGGTATTGATGTGCTCATCAGTGAAGGTCTCCTGACCCCATTGTACAAGGAGGGTCTCCTCATGACGGGTATCTATCCTCAACTTCACAATGTTCTCGCTGGTGTTGCTCATAGCAACAGCCATCTGCGTGTTTTGGAGATTGGTGGAGGTACAGGTGGCGCCACCCGGATTGCCATGAAGGCCTTCAATGGACCGAATGGTATCAAGTCTTACAAGGACTACACCTTCACCGACATCTCGGCCGGATTCTTGTCCGGAGCCCGCGAATCCATGGCCGACTTGCGGGATGTCAACTTTTCCGTGTTTGACATTGAGGTTGACCCTGTTGAGCAAGGATATGTTGAGAAGAGTTATGATCTTATCATCGCCTGTCAGGTGCTTCACGCCACCTCCAACATGAAGAGGACTTTGACCAACTGCCGAAGGCTTCTCAAGCCTGGCGGACAACTCGTTCTTGTTGAGACGACGGAGAACTTTATCGTTCCAGGTGTGGTGGTCGGTACCTTTACGGGCTACTGGAGCGGTATCCCTGACGGTCGAGTGGATGCGCCTTTCCAAAGCCTTGCATCTTGGGACCGGACTCTCAAAGAAGCTGGGTTTCAGGGGCTAGATGTTGTCTTGGACGACTTCCCCGAGCCTCACAACACAACGTCCGTCATTCTCTCTACTGTACCACCAGAGGAGTTTCCTGTCTCTGGAGAGGGCACTGTTCATGTTCTTCATTCGGGCAGCGAGGCACCTGcacttcttcaacaccttgCTCAGGAGTTCCAAGGCCGCGGCATTACTGTCAAGCCCGGCACCTTTGACTGCATAGGCGAGCTTCCCTCAGAGTCTCGTGTGGTGGCCCTCTTCGACGATGGgcatctccttctcaacgCAAGCGAGGAGGACTTCAGCAGGTTTCAGCAACTGGTCAGGCAGTCGTCAAGTCTGGTGGCGATCACGAGCTCTGGAGTAGCCAAGGGGCTGAATCCAGATGCTGCTGTCATTCCGGGACTGCTCCGTGTGCTCCAGAACGAAAATCCCGGGGCTCAGTACATGTCTGTTGACATTGCGACCGACAATTTCACCATCGAAGCGGCAGAGGACCAGCAACACTTTGCCAAGTGCATCGCCGACTATGAGTCTGAGCTTTATGGCGCTACTCGGTCTCCGCCGCTGGACGACATTGAAGGCAACCCCAAGGATCGTGAGCTTTCCTGGCAAGACGGTTACTTTTCCGTCAGCCGTCATGTCCCTGATACAGGGTTCCACTCCCAGCATGGCCTGGATAGCAGGAAGTTCAAACCTGATACCATGCCTCTGGGCAGCCAGGGTGCGGTGAAGGCGACATTTGAGACTCCTGGTGTGATCAACTCATTGTGCTTCGAGCCATACAAGGAGATTCTTCAGCCTCTCCCAGCTGGCTTCattgatgttgctgttgcagcTGTCGGTCTCAATGCTCGAGACCTCGACACTTGGACGGGTCGTTTGGACAGCGATCACTTTTCTTCAGAGTACTCGGGCGTCATCACTGCAGTCGGTGCCAACGTTGACGGCCTGAACGTCGGCGATCGTGTGTGTGGTTTGGGCAAAGGCCAGTTCGGAACTGCCACCCGCGTACCGGCTGCCTTTGCAAGcaaggttgaagatggagatgatcTCATTCAGATGGCGTCCTTGCCGCTGTCTTCTGTGACAGCGGTCTATGTGCTGGATCACGTTGCTCATATTCGCAAAGGCCGGTCGATTTTGGTTCAGTCTGGTGCAAAAGATGTCGGACTTGCACTCATCTCTCTTGCCAATGCTAAGGGCGCTCATGTCTTCGCTACTGCAGAgaccaaagaagaagccaggTTCATTGTTGAGAAATGCGGCTTGCTCGAGTCTCATGTCTTGGTTGGAGCCACAAGCCTGGCTGCTCTTCAACATGCGGCTCAGCTGACAGCTAGAGGAAAGTTCGACGTCATTGTCAGCACTGCATCGAGAGGCCATTACCTGGATTCGTATCTGCAGGTCTTGTCGTCAGTAGGTCATTTGGTGGAGCTGGATCCTCAGGCTGTCGACTCGACACAGTCTACCAGCATCAAAGCTTCCTATAGCTCAGTCGACATCTTTTCTGCTGTCGAGTCGGACCCAGAGCTTTGCCAGGAGCTCATGCAGGCTGCCAATGAGTACTATCGTCAAGGCATCGTCACTCTTCCTCCCAATGTGACGACCACCGATATCTCTCAACTCTCGACTGTCATTGGCGgtttcaacaacctcattggcaagctggtggtgagatTTGACAACCCAAGCAGTTGGGTGCGAATGATTCCCGCTGCACCAGCTGTCACATTTGATCCTGATGCTGCCTACGTCATCACTGGCGCTCTCGGAGGTCTTGGTCAGTCTCTTGTTCGCTGGATGGGTGACAGAGGTGCCCGGCATCTGGTTCTTCTTTCTCGTCGTGATATCTCGACTGTGCCTGATGCTCAAAAACTGGTCAACACTCTCGCCAAGCGCGACATCCACGTCGAGTCTTTTGTGTGCGATGTGAGCAGCAAGGAGCAGGTCGACACTGTGATTCAACAAATCTCGGCTGAACGTCCCATCAAAGGTGTTGTTCACGCGGCGGTCTCCTATCTGGACCTCACCTTTGACAAACTCTCGGCATCAAGATGGAATGACGGTCTCTCAGCCAAGGTCCAAGGAACCAAGAATCTCCATGAGGCCACCTTGCCCATGCCGCTCGACTTCTTCGTCATGACCACCTCGGCCTTGTCTGTTTTTGCGTTTGCCACACAGGGTGCCTATACCGCTGCCAACAACTTCCAAGATGCATTTGCTCGGTATCGACGCAACCTCGGTCTCCCTGCCTCGACGGCCTCTTTCAGTTTGATCAAAGAGGTCACAGAAGTCGGCACCAGCGACCTCACGGTAGACCTCTTTGAGCGCAACAAGACCCTCACCTTGACAGAGTCGCAGTTCCTGACCATGTTTGAGCCAGCATTCCTCAACAACACGACACACACAACTGCTGGAGCGGCGGCCTGGTCTGGTAAGGACGATGATCCGTTGTCGGCAGCCAATGTGCACACCTACCTGGACCCAGCAGCCTTGATGACCAAGAAGCGACAAGacacctcatcctcccaggCAACACCAAAGTGGTACACCGATGCCCGCATCTCCCTCATGATGCGCGCCTTCCTTGATGCCCAACATCACGAGTCAGCCAGCTCCGGCGCGGCTCTTGATACAGAAGGATCAAAGAACACGCCTGCCTCAATTAGAAGGAACTTTGAGGCGGCGGTTGCGGGCGGTGACAAGGCTTCCACAGTGGAGTTTGTAGAGGATGCGATTACTCGCGTGGTGGCGGACatgttgtttgttgatgtggaGGGTATTGACCCGGCCAAGTCGGTGGCGGACTTGGGAGTGGATAGTCTGATTGCGGCGGAGTTGAGGAACTGGTTTTTGCAGGCGTTGGGGACCAGTATTAGTATGCTTGATTTGTTGGATCCGAGTGTGAGCATTAGTtcgagggcggaggggatTACTGAGAAGGCGATTGAGGTgaaggggtga
- a CDS encoding hypothetical protein (COG:D; EggNog:ENOG50KOG3178; SMCOG1042:O-methyltransferase; antiSMASH:Cluster_6) produces MATQGSESILGLAQNILNLTQDLTKYLQANNLVAPTFSLESQDPPATLEYREIHAGLKTSLEDLQRLIDGPRKWLREFCCTGYDLGLVQVALDFEFFQLVPAHGSITIDELAEKAGLDADRTGRIIRQLMTYRIFEEHQPRVISHSNTSLLMQQDEELRSVVHYSLDEMLKAAADCNITFKAHPYECHQNLNPFVTRHGVGIFEFYKNDPAKARRFAKAMAGLRKMDRHLDYLLYDSFNWGALNGTVVDCGGGNGHISKSLAEAYPNIKCIVQDSNADMLAEGKESLSPELADRVTYSKHSFFDPQPVKDAAAFLIRQCTHNWADKDVVRIFKGFVPGLENSSPNTPLLINDIIIPEPGVWPRHQERVVRQVDSVMIVNCGGKQRTKAEFEQLLKEADSRYEIRNVFDNGPLGLLEVYLKR; encoded by the exons ATGGCTACTCAAGGATCCGAATCTATCCTGGGCCTGGCCCAAaacatcctcaacctcacacaGGATCTCACAAAATATCTCCAAGCAAACAACTTGGTGGCTCCTACCTTTTCACTCGAATCTCAAGATCCTCCGGCCACCTTGGAATACCGTGAGATCCACGCCGGCCTCAAGACTAGTCTAGAGGACCTACAACGCCTCATTGACGGTCCCCGGAAATGGCTGAGAGAGTTCTGCTGCACCGGTTATGATCTTGGTCTCGTTCAG GTTGCCCTGGACTTTGAATTCTTCCAACTCGTCCCTGCGCATGGAAGCATCACCATCGATGAGCTTGCCGAAAAGGCCGGTCTCGACGCGGACCGCACGGGGCGCATCATCCGCCAACTGATGACCTATCGTATCTTCGAGGAGCACCAACCAAGGGTCATCTCCCACAGCAACACCTCCCTACTCATGCAGCAAGATGAGGAACTCCGCTCCGTGGTCCATTACAGCCTCGATGAGATGCTcaaggccgccgccgactGCAACATCACCTTCAAGGCTCACCCATACGAATGCCACCAgaacctcaaccccttcgTGACCCGCCACGGCGTTGGCATCTTTGAGTTCTACAAGAACGACCCCGCCAAAGCCCGACGCTTTGCCAAAGCCATGGCTGGTCTCCGAAAGATGGACCGACACCTGGACTACCTTCTCTACGACAGCTTCAACTGGGGTGCCCTCAACGGCACAGTGGTTGactgtggaggaggcaatGGCCACATCAGCAAGAGCTTGGCTGAG GCCTACCCCAACATCAAGTGCATTGTGCAGGACAGCAACGCCGACATGCTCGCCGAGGGCAAGGAATCCCTCTCGCCAGAGCTCGCCGACAGAGTGACCTACTCCAAGCACAGCTTCTTCGACCCGCAACCAGTCAAGGACGCGGCCGCGTTTTTGATCCGCCAGTGCACCCACAACTGGGCTGACAAGGACGTCGTCAGGATCTTCAAGGGCTTCGTTCCTGGCCTGGAAAACTCCAGCCCAAACACCCCTTTGCTGatcaacgacatcatcatccccgagCCTGGTGTCTGGCCCCGTCACCAAGAGCGTGTCGTCAGACAGGTTGACTCGGTCATGATTGTGAACTGTGGTGGAAAGCAGAGGACCAAGGCCGAGTTTGAGCAGTtgctgaaggaggcggatTCGCGGTATGAGATTAGGAATGTCTTTGACAATGGACCGTTGGGACTGTTGGAGGTTTATCTCAAGCGCTGA
- a CDS encoding hypothetical protein (COG:S; antiSMASH:Cluster_6; EggNog:ENOG503PBAV) has protein sequence MSTMDLVVWLLGVRKLNVGDGVELGENLLRVRMDILGQDHPNIMRSQSHLATALVTTCKRDRSVVMQTDVVKRSERVLGRHHTDTLQYKASLAYILQETGNLAGAILLWREVCQKTGKQVGNKDLLVLECQSNLASSLMEGPDTGEEGLDLLHHVLQTGVDVLGLDHSEMLLAADHLVYYLDLDGQTARALELANETLKWCEDGTRGNNKFSQQQLCVMKDRKMRLEAAWRKRVLLRVPLSSKRGSRIDGLMILTQDMSAQNTADRKIVGMVASESVTWNWGDCRVSNQK, from the coding sequence ATGTCTACCATGGATTTGGTAGTATGGCTGCTCGGAGTACGAAAACTAAACGTAGGCGACGGGGTTGAGTTGGGTGAGAACTTGCTCAGAGTGCGTATGGATATTCTGGGACAGGACCACCCGAATATCATGCGCAGCCAAAGTCACCTTGCCACAGCACTAGTAACCACCTGCAAAAGAGATCGATCAGTGGTCATGCAGACGGACGTGGTCAAGAGGAGTGAACGTGTACTTGGCAGGCATCACACGGATACACTGCAGTACAAGGCAAGTCTAGCATACATCCTGCAGGAAACGGGAAACCTGGCCGGGGCAATATTGTTATGGCGCGAGGTTTGCCAAAAGACCGGGAAGCAGGTCGGGAACAAAGATCTACTCGTTTTGGAGTGCCAGAGTAACCTGGCCAGTAGCCTGATGGAAGGGCCGGAcacaggagaagaaggactcGATCTTCTGCACCATGTTTTACAAACAGGTGTGGATGTTCTGGGCCTTGACCATTCCGAGATGCTTCTGGCGGCCGACCATCTCGTCTATTATCTCGACCTGGATGGCCAAACCGCCAGGGCCTTGGAACTGGCGAATGAAACCTTGAAATGGTGTGAAGATGGCACCCGGGGGAACAATAAATTCAGCCAGCAACAGCTTTGCGTGATGAAGGATCGGAAAATGCGCCTCGAAGCCGCGTGGCGAAAAAGAGTTCTCTTGAGGGTCCCTCTGAGCTCTAAGCGCGGTTCCAGAATTGACGGGTTGATGATCCTGACGCAGGACATGTCAGCCCAAAACACAGCGGATAGGAAGATAGTTGGCATGGTTGCGAGTGAATCAGTAACATGGAATTGGGGAGATTGCAGGGTTTCGAATCAGAAGTAG
- a CDS encoding putative secondary metabolism biosynthetic enzyme (EggNog:ENOG503Q4XG; SMCOG1001:short-chain dehydrogenase/reductase SDR; antiSMASH:Cluster_6), giving the protein MSSRINTILILGAAGGIGEATAHRFHSLGKKVIVTGREQDRERLEQIVNELEGLEYRIWDLTQLDSLQPQVDGILRHFPKLDTVFVNAGIQNHYDIFQNPPPNLAQEAIQELTTNLVAPILVAQAFAAHLLSLAKQGIKTNIFLTSSSLAYFPVPFYPTYCPSKAGVASFCKILRWQLEATGVKGMSVVEVAPPYVDTPLNAHHREQTDALQGGPEKAVQPMPLDEYIDKFFDLLENTKHDGSISDEIGVGFGGQGQKVWKQGYESLLRGSGMTD; this is encoded by the exons ATGTCGTCCCGTATCAACACCATTCTCATCCTCGGAGCAGCTGGCGGGATCGGCGAGGCTACAGCTCATCGATTCCATAGCCTGGGTAAAAAAGTCATCGTAACTGGAAGGGAgcaagacagagagagaTTAGAGCAGATTGTCAACGAGCTTGAAGGCCTGGAGTACCGCATT TGGGATCTCACCCAGCTCGACTCACTGCAGCCTCAAGTTGACGGTATCCTCCGCCACTTTCCCAAGCTTGACACTGTCTTCGTCAACGCCGGCATCCAAAACCACTACGACATCTtccaaaacccaccccccaatctcGCCCAGGAAGCCATTCAAGAGTTAACAACCAACTTGGTTGCACCCATTCTTGTCGCTCAGGCCTTTGCCGCCCATCTTTTGTCTCTTGCAAAACAAGGCATCAAAACCAACATCTTCCTTACGAGCTCCTCGCTGGCGTATTTCCCTGTTCCATTTTACCCAACCTACTGCCCTTCCAAAGCCGGCGTGGCGTCCTTTTGCAAGATCTTACGCTGGCAGCTTGAGGCGACTGGTGTCAAAGGAATGAGCGTTGTTGAAGTCGCACCGCCTTATGTCGACACACCCCTGAATGCTCATCACAGAGAGCAAACCGATGCGCTGCAGGGCGGGCCTGAGAAGGCGGTGCAGCCTATGCCGCTTGACGAATACATCGACAAGTTCTTTGACCTGTTGGAGAACACCAAGCATGATGGGTCAATAAGTGATGAGATTGGGGTCGGCTTTGGCGGGCAGGGGCAAAAGGTGTGGAAGCAGGGGTATGAGAGCTTGCTCAGGGGGAGTGGTATGACTGATTAA